A region from the Brassica napus cultivar Da-Ae chromosome C8, Da-Ae, whole genome shotgun sequence genome encodes:
- the LOC106362062 gene encoding pentatricopeptide repeat-containing protein At1g13040, mitochondrial-like, with translation MHKTLGAVRLAYRSRIAYLVKSGTIDNAVQVFDEMRHSSYRVFSCDYNRFIGVLVKDSRFELAEALYKDMTPMGFSLIPFTYSRFISGLCKVKNFDLIDALLRDMEALGYVPDIWAFNIYLDLLCRERKVGFAVDTFFCMVRRGREPDVVSYTILINGLFRAGKVTDAVEIWNVMIRSGVGPDNKACAALVVGLCRARRVDLAYEMVADEIKSARVKLSAVVYNALISGFCRAGRIEKAEALKSFMSKSGCEPDLVTYNVLLNYYYDNNMVKKAEGVMGEMVRSGIQPDVYSYNQLLKRRCRVGHPDKCYSFMVKEMEPRGLCDVVSYSTLIETFCRASNTKKAYKLFQEMRRKGIATNVVIYTSLIKAFLREGNSSVAKKLLDQMTEFGLSPDRIFYTTILDHLCKSGNLDKAYGVFRDMIEHGITPDAVSYNALISGLCRSCRVTEALKLFEDMQSKECCPDELTFKFIIGGLVRLNKLSAAYKIWDQMMEKGFTLDRDVSDALIKASCSVSADA, from the coding sequence ATGCATAAGACGCTGGGCGCAGTACGCCTCGCATACCGCTCGCGCATCGCTTACCTCGTGAAATCAGGTACGATCGACAACGCAGTTCaggtgttcgacgaaatgcGTCACTCAAGCTACCGAGTTTTCTCCTGCGATTACAACCGTTTCATCGGGGTCTTGGTCAAGGACTCGAGATTCGAGCTTGCTGAGGCATTGTATAAGGATATGACGCCGATGGGGTTCTCATTAATCCCCTTCACTTACTCGAGGTTTATCTCGGGTTTATGTAAAGTTAAAAACTTTGATCTCATTGACGCTCTTTTGAGGGACATGGAAGCTCTCGGATACGTACCAGACATATGGGCGTTCAACATTTACTTAGATCTGTTGTGTAGAGAGAGAAAGGTTGGTTTTGCTGTTGATACATTCTTTTGTATGGTTAGGAGAGGTAGGGAGCCAGATGTTGTGTCTTATACTATACTTATTAACGGGTTGTTTAGAGCTGGTAAGGTCACTGACGCGGTTGAGATTTGGAATGTAATGATTCGTAGTGGGGTTGGTCCGGATAATAAAGCTTGTGCAGCACTTGTTGTTGGGTTGTGTCGTGCTCGGAGAGTTGACCTGGCTTATGAGATGGTGGCGGATGAGATCAAGAGCGCTAGAGTTAAGCTTAGTGCGGTGGTGTACAATGCGTTGATTAGCGGGTTTTGTAGAGCGGGTAGGATAGAAAAGGCGGAGGCTTTGAAGTCGTTTATGAGTAAGAGCGGGTGTGAGCCGGATCTTGTTACGTACAACGTGTTGttgaattattattatgatAACAATATGGTGAAGAAAGCGGAAGGGGTGATGGGGGAGATGGTGAGGAGTGGGATACAGCCTGATGTTTATAGTTATAACCAGTTGCTTAAGCGGCGTTGCAGGGTTGGTCATCCGGATAAATGCTATTCCTTCATGGTGAAAGAGATGGAGCCTAGAGGTTTGTGTGATGTTGTCTCCTACAGCACTCTGATTGAAACGTTCTGCAGGGCGTCAAATACTAAGAAGGCTTACAAGCTCTTTCAGGAGATGAGACGGAAGGGGATAGCGACGAATGTGGTGATCTACACGAGTCTTATCAAGGCTTTTCTTAGGGAAGGTAACTCTAGTGTTGCGAAGAAGCTTCTTGATCAGATGACGGAGTTTGGTTTGTCACCAGATAGGATATTTTACACAACGATTCTGGACCATTTGTGTAAATCGGGAAATCTCGACAAGGCTTATGGTGTTTTCAGGGATATGATTGAGCATGGGATTACACCGGATGCGGTTTCGTACAACGCTCTTATAAGTGGTCTCTGCAGGTCTTGTAGAGTAACTGAAGCGTTGAAATTGTTTGAGGACATGCAGAGTAAGGAATGTTGTCCTGATGAGTTAACTTTTAAGTTCATTATTGGAGGACTCGTAAGGTTAAATAAACTATCGGCAGCCTACAAGATTTGGGATCAGATGATGGAGAAAGGTTTCACCCTTGATAGAGATGTGTCTGATGCACTCATCAAGGCTAGCTGTTCAGTGAGTGCTGATGCGTAG
- the LOC106362063 gene encoding uncharacterized protein LOC106362063 — translation MYRHIKLDVLDIRAQSIYSDSRNCILKAEIQKDQHPGGPSTSWTSPDHYQNPQTHPVAPSGPRIKTRGRHQSEPPELIYEPHSSRPMPLRPEEPLPPRRTPNSGRPLLSSPEDQQRPPHHGGYGPEPTPWRTAPTRPTHHQPGPKKTKPMTLPATVCCAILLVILILSGLVLLLVYLSNRPHTPYFDIAAANLNTANLEMGYVLNGDLAVVVNFTNPSKKSSVDFSYIMFELYFYNTLIATQRIEPFILPKGMSMFTSFHLVSSQVPIQMVQSQELQLQLGTGPVLLNLRGTFHARSNVGSLMRYSYWLHTRCSISLKNPPLGYMRARRCITKR, via the exons ATGTATCGGCACATCAAGCTTGATGTTTTGGATATAAGAGCTCAATCGATCTATTCTGACTCGAGAAACTGCATTTTAAAGGCTGAAATCCAGAAG GATCAACATCCCGGTGGTCCCTCTACCTCATGGACCTCTCCGGACCACTACCAGAACCCACAGACTCATCCTGTTGCTCCATCGGGGCCTAGAATAAAGACTCGAGGTCGCCACCAGAGTGAGCCACCTGAACTTATCTATGAACCGCATTCCTCAAGACCCATGCCACTGAGGCCAGAAGAACCGTTACCACCACGCCGTACTCCAAACTCCGGCAGGCCATTGCTCTCGAGCCCTGAAGATCAGCAACGACCTCCACACCATGGTGGCTATGGACCTGAGCCAACTCCATGGAGGACCGCTCCAACACGACCAACGCACCATCAACCAGGTCCAAAGAAGACCAAACCCATGACATTGCCGGCTACAGTCTGCTGCGCAATCCTCTTGGTCATCCTGATCCTCTCCGGCCTCGTCCTCCTCCTCGTCTACCTCAGCAACCGTCCACACACACCTTACTTCGACATCGCAGCAGCGAACCTAAACACCGCTAATCTCGAAATGGGTTACGTTCTAAACGGAGATCTCGCCGTTGTGGTAAACTTCACAAACCCAAGCAAGAAGAGCAGCGTCGACTTCAGCTACATCATGTTCGAGCTCTACTTTTACAACACGCTCATAGCAACACAGCGCATCGAGCCGTTCATTCTTCCAAAGGGAATGTCCATGTTCACGAGCTTCCATCTCGTGAGCAGTCAGGTCCCGATACAAATGGTTCAGAGCCAGGAGCTGCAGCTTCAGCTCGGAACCGGTCCTGTGTTGTTGAACCTGAGAGGAACGTTTCACGCTCGCTCGAACGTCGGGTCGTTGATGAGATACTCTTATTGGCTGCACACGCGTTGCAGCATCTCGTTGAAGAATCCTCCTTTAGGCTACATGCGAGCAAGAAGATGCATTACAAAACGCTAG
- the LOC106362064 gene encoding proteasome subunit beta type-5-B produces the protein MKLDTSGFETSMPTIGFESSNDMLDGFSTVPSFDLPRTTDFDGFQKEAVQMVKPAKGTTTLAFIFKEGVMVAADSRASMGGYISSQSVKKIIEINPYMLGTMAGGAADCQFWHRNLGIKCRLHELANKRRISVSGASKLLANMLYSYRGMGLSVGTMIAGWDETGPGLYYVDNEGGRLKGDRFSVGSGSPYAYGVLDSGYKFDMSVEEASELARRSIYHATFRDGASGGVASVYHVGPNGWKKLSGDDVGELHYHYYPVPPATAEQVMEEAAAE, from the exons ATGAAGCTTGATACAAGTGGGTTCGAGACCTCCATGCCCACGATTGGATTCGAGTCGAGCAACGATATGCTTGATGGGTTTTCTACTGTGCCCTCCTTTGACCTTCCCCGCACTACTGAT TTCGATGGGTTTCAGAAAGAAGCAGTACAGATGGTGAAGCCAGCGAAAGGAACAACTACACTCGCTTTCATCTTCAAAGAAGGTGTCATGGTCGCTGCTGACTCTCGTGCTAGCATGGGTGGATATATCT CGTCACAATCTGTGAAGAAGATTATTGAAATCAATCCTTATATGCTTGGTACAATGGCTGGAGGAGCTGCTGATTGTCAATTCTGGCACAGGAATCTTGGAATTAAG TGCCGTCTACATGAGCTGGCAAACAAGAGGAGAATCTCTGTTTCCGGAGCTTCAAAACTTCTAGCAAACATGCTCTACTCGTACCGTGGAATGGGACTTTCCGTCGGCACGATGATCGCTGGATGGGACGAAACT GGTCCAGGACTTTACTATGTCGACAACGAAGGAGGAAGGCTCAAGGGAGACAGGTTTTCAGTCGGTTCCGGTTCACCATACGCTTATGGTGTACTTGACAGCGG GTACAAATTCGATATGTCAGTTGAAGAAGCTTCCGAGCTAGCAAGGAGATCAATCTACCATGCGACATTCCGTGATGGAGCCAGTGGTGGAGTTGCTAGCG TGTACCACGTGGGTCCTAATGGATGGAAGAAACTGTCGGGAGATGATGTTGGGGAGCTACACTATCACTACTACCCTGTGCCACCAGCCACTGCCGAACAAGTCATGGAGGAAGCGGCCGCCGAGTAA
- the LOC106362066 gene encoding cytochrome P450 71B2 — protein MAILFCFFLVSILTLLTSICLKRMTNSKFKLPPSPSSLPIIGNLHHLAGLPHRCFHNLSIKHGPVMLLRLGSVPVVVISSSEAAEAVLKTHDLECCSRPKTVGTGKLSYGFKDINFGPYGEYWREMRKLVVTELFSLRKVQSFRYIREEESDFMVKKVSESALKQSSVDLNKTFFSLAASVICRVALGQNIHESGFLIDQEKIEGLVTEAAEALGSFTFSDFFPGALGRFVDWLFQRHKKINKVFEDLDVFYEQVIDEHLKPEGRKNQDIVSLILDMIDKQESEDSFKLDIDNLKAVLMDIFLAGVDTSAITMIWVMTELARNPRVMKKAQENIRATLGLERERITEEDLGKVDYLKLVIKETFRLHPPVPLLLPRETMSHVKIQGYDIAPKTQIQVNVWTIGRDPKRWTNAEEFIPERFEDSSVDFRGQHFDLIPFGSGRRVCPAMVMGIATVELGLMNLLYYFDWKLPDGMKVGDIDMEEAGILSTVKKLPLELVPLQRH, from the exons ATGGCTATCTTGTTCTGTTTCTTCTTGGTTTCAATTCTTACTCTCTTAACATCGATCTGTCTTAAAAGGATGACAAACTCAAAGTTTAAACTTCCTCCAAGCCCTTCAAGTCTTCCAATCATTGGAAACTTGCATCATCTTGCAGGACTGCCTCATCGATGTTTTCATAACCTCTCCATCAAACACGGACCAGTGATGCTTCTCCGTCTCGGGTCTGTTCCAGTGGTTGTGATCTCATCGAGTGAAGCAGCTGAAGCAGTTCTCAAAACTCATGACTTGGAATGTTGCAGCCGACCAAAGACGGTAGGGACCGGAAAACTCTCTTACGGTTTCAAAGACATTAATTTTGGACCGTACGGTGAGTATTGGCGGGAGATGCGCAAACTCGTGGTCACCGAGCTTTTCAGTCTTAGAAAAGTTCAATCATTCAGGTAcataagagaagaagagagtgacTTCATGGTGAAGAAAGTATCAGAATCCGCTTTGAAACAATCTTCTGTGGATCTAAACAAAACTTTCTTCTCCCTGGCCGCAAGTGTAATTTGTAGAGTAGCTTTAGGACAGAACATCCACGAGAGCGGCTTCCTTATTGACCAAGAAAAGATCGAGGGACTTGTTACCGAAGCAGCGGAAGCTCTAGGGAGTTTCACTTTCTCTGACTTCTTCCCTGGTGCACTCGGAAGATTTGTAGACTGGTTGTTTCAACGACACAAGAAAATTAACAAAGTCTTTGAAGACCTTGATGTCTTTTACGAGCAAGTTATTGATGAGCACTTGAAGCCAGAAGGAAGGAAAAATCAAGATATTGTTTCCTTGATATTGGATATGATCGATAAACAAGAAAGTGAAGATTCTTTCAAACTCGATATCGATAATCTCAAGGCAGTCCTCATG GATATATTTCTCGCGGGGGTTGATACAAGCGCCATAACTATGATTTGGGTGATGACCGAGCTCGCTAGAAACCCTCGTGTGATGAAGAAAGCTCAAGAAAACATTCGAGCCACCCTAGGGCTCGAAAGGGAGAGAATCACTGAAGAAGACCTAGGAAAAGTTGATTACTTGAAGCTCGTAATAAAGGAAACATTCAGACTACACCCACCAGTTCCACTTTTGCTCCCAAGGGAAACAATGTCTCACGTCAAGATTCAAGGCTACGACATTGCCCCAAAGACACAAATCCAAGTTAACGTATGGACCATAGGACGTGACCCCAAGCGTTGGACCAACGCTGAAGAATTCATCCCTGAGCGGTTTGAAGATAGTTCTGTAGATTTTAGAGGACAACACTTTGACTTAATACCGTTTGGTTCTGGTCGAAGGGTATGTCCTGCGATGGTAATGGGGATTGCTACCGTGGAGTTGGGCCTGATGAATTTGCTTTACTATTTTGATTGGAAATTGCCTGATGGAATGAAAGTTGGAGACATTGATATGGAAGAAGCTGGCATTCTCAGCACTGTCAAGAAACTACCTCTTGAACTTGTGCCCCTTCAACGCCATTAA